One region of Leptospira fainei serovar Hurstbridge str. BUT 6 genomic DNA includes:
- a CDS encoding TolB-like translocation protein, whose amino-acid sequence MSYFKFVLSVFAILIFGDCTLLSSVEKIKPIEFDYGPISRNYFRPDNEKPFPLTVQRGNNLYHSTTKDGRYLFYTTGQKGNFDVWFRDLKSSIVVPVTQHPSSEYKPAISPDGSKLVFVSEQYDSAGDIVLLEMNPSEWVAKMLDGKRFLSEDFVFLTNSEYANSIKSDRFVDTDPIWAPDNRHIVFSSDRLSPGTPNLVLWDTKGLSKAKLLTKTGAASPFWSEDGKRIVYISYSESPRGELYSIEVATGLIKRITKDNYLDFSPSFSPDSKFIYYTSIRKDSDNNGKIDERDNSIIVKIDLSNGREALLTSGNFSLFDTKYSRFNGGSILFTASFYETMNIYFLPENGSVPKAKNIAEQFDLALQYKRKQSFENFILAIDSMDSYFSEDPLFPIFKAKGLLEKYKESKRKGNLQVLAEVRREMTSNRLHPDAGLSFAFLLEADGATPKTLKDYSTAWEKVPKINRNALAALEEEIGDAYISRNDEDSALGVFESLRVRFPDYHHDRDVLRKIGALRFSGSERSGWVLPNSLLLVANDPKSNMEDLRNIYELLESETVSERSDAEKISIADTAEKANSLRTKSPVLHRFFSYVKALGLKGQGDFRQSNSILDGFLEQLKAEDPLFLKTHILKSENFRGVGDTRNSLSELRIFLENYDGASGVAIDEKEMERSFLYFENLARNYENRSDFLQASFHYFFNAENMFLAKSKNLFLDTLYKDYAIYYQRLMVDTSFKLAKSISDKNAKGLLGTLNPVEFDPLDKKEGLFYVTQYYEKEKILPRARTFLDLATLYGYAYYLINRSVIRETYFYAAGTMDVAKKEAALRDFKQAEYELRWIIFSDPTYHDAYQLLGWLYQYVDIMKSRKPPDAELSDEDQYAAVYKKYFPEKNFEENVELYSQILELLGEGFANKKALSDLRLNLGNNYFLLKNYPKADEQYSLVESYSKFILSKAQFEDYRQKAVFLFNSARSSIYMSRYSDAIRKLNEASDLYSKNEFSKLYYQSDPRGSIESYHEKLALIYTLTGLSHMESGEYSAAIPFYKDALKLNDFSRLVDPVNLHNALALCFQKIGSLSESEENLRKAELLVKEKGVNWFPRKVKITFWDYFWDLVFDTVLPDSTRISGSGRFPEAIPASYQPLLSSGIRINNLLLEQNYELAGEETDKRLAYVNGKGLSGSFPGKLIKSQSWNDLGFVKYKRNEFEQAKAAFRSGKSYEASTSEISFKSQSTFRRYLYSLFAEIEADDKNLRFNAEAELEEAYRFLYSMKRNYIDSCLSISDDQDKVSLRKRCEETFYKENYDYDILISNLLYYLGEEELKRKDWISGFEKLGLAVSLLEDPSGLPKEIVGLAQDPFSKKERVIHSLSRASIYFRLGDLERAYLCLNFAEEMANEFFYAHELVQTWVLQARLDMISGKSSRAKERLLKAENLIQKQAHIIPEVKGFLLRDLYETRIRYEVESGNPAGALKTWDRYRSVLLFRNFEKGTWEFEGNPKEYLQFETSWKYFRTAYLKYQIALERRVEIKEAESELNAASVSAVQSLELLRKVFPSRSAFLNPFRETTDQNLGPQESEFRIIKVMGKNFARIRRAESLRFVTVLGNEEEVFAELSRQPEWSVPKRIFDPGNTDYADLFVRRVEGLILKTDLDLPREHNEALPRTIASYLDISSRLKVRNVASGFLGHLRDDSDIIVSPFPEVEGDFLFGERVRDRLDLKEIFSKRHKISSIIFVTPKRVSWRKIAKVASASIGSGVDKVFVCQDSKDCIANVLAEIDGQRIAPNVYRFGRISLKRVPNRIRAESLLAESRSLEISGKYQAAYDKIYEAKDFVETGSDFSRRIEANLLRLLRRNHPKLSIEEIQTLSYETRDIPLLEELNFSLCLAALLDHDELDCSGRKLPADKKDLISAVSALKQGQDPGTKFDELVDIGIYDPFLLRIRLAELALESYFPVIVKEQLMKAAKIAKGAESLTLVSKLSEDIVEQTALLEEISEPKRGKGVASNLENRLEESERYKRRLIDLADKKSFGGKISPIALYSEVFGASQELFSSLTSSERAVIADLLRYSIGDEMVGEISDFLSSYIEFERKKGNLPRVVRFMIELSRAYYSKGDYENARKWMLKAESEPGHFQDSEIDYLKYKVNVLNGKPQTTASDSPFSLFTKFYEESLSTAPKNFLDIANRWVNSRKRASLTPRERRELNDFLTFLQTLAFKKNDSEVFFDLCVAKDKVSIARKTILGKEPLFSDIPKFEPVSHRLEEKLPIGQEFLAVADLGLTTFYIKFTKGKSNGDIAYKDNRKLKAAIRQYHEEAEKGGSEILLRESLETEYRQNIRISKNKITYMYLPNYHFLVPLVPRSEEEIYYVTDPVSFLENPIHQEKDEFLPGFNIIAREPNSAPDWYKRLLKLDALELGSKTGHSGVYPFFIMQEPLELDFNRGVLFGGKPLPEISEAKQKGTWMLSSSFLKEFDFGSENLRDSLYFLQKSLRGSGIVNLGFQTDTHNSRFLKELTRREDSRISLRNRFLRAIEIMRDVYPFDKYWNGYRLFTTSIISK is encoded by the coding sequence ATGAGTTATTTCAAATTCGTCCTTTCAGTCTTTGCGATACTCATTTTCGGCGATTGCACTCTACTTAGTTCGGTCGAAAAAATAAAGCCTATCGAATTCGATTACGGCCCTATTTCACGAAATTATTTCCGTCCGGATAACGAAAAGCCGTTCCCTCTTACCGTGCAAAGAGGGAATAACCTTTACCATTCCACGACTAAAGACGGCAGATACTTATTTTATACTACCGGTCAAAAAGGGAACTTCGACGTTTGGTTTCGCGATTTGAAAAGCTCGATCGTGGTTCCTGTCACTCAGCATCCATCCTCGGAATATAAACCCGCAATCAGTCCGGACGGTTCGAAGTTGGTTTTCGTTTCGGAACAATACGACTCGGCAGGAGATATCGTGCTCTTGGAAATGAATCCTTCGGAATGGGTCGCCAAGATGCTGGACGGAAAGAGATTTCTAAGCGAAGATTTCGTATTCTTAACAAATTCTGAATATGCTAATTCGATAAAGTCCGATCGTTTCGTGGATACCGATCCCATTTGGGCGCCTGATAATCGACATATCGTTTTCTCCTCGGATCGTCTTAGTCCCGGCACGCCGAATTTAGTCCTCTGGGACACTAAAGGATTAAGCAAGGCAAAGTTATTGACGAAAACCGGAGCAGCGAGTCCTTTCTGGTCGGAGGACGGGAAGAGAATCGTATACATTTCTTATTCGGAGTCGCCGAGAGGCGAATTGTATTCGATTGAGGTTGCGACAGGACTGATTAAAAGGATCACGAAAGATAATTATCTGGATTTTTCGCCTAGCTTTTCTCCGGACTCAAAATTCATATATTACACTTCGATCCGGAAAGATTCGGATAATAACGGAAAAATCGATGAGCGAGATAATAGCATAATCGTCAAAATCGACCTTTCCAACGGTCGAGAGGCGTTGCTGACATCCGGAAATTTTTCGTTATTCGATACTAAATATTCGAGGTTTAACGGCGGTAGCATTCTGTTTACCGCATCGTTTTACGAAACGATGAATATTTATTTTTTGCCCGAAAACGGTTCCGTTCCTAAAGCGAAGAACATCGCGGAACAATTCGATCTAGCTCTTCAATATAAACGAAAGCAAAGTTTCGAAAATTTTATATTAGCAATCGATTCCATGGATTCGTATTTTTCGGAGGATCCTTTATTCCCGATATTTAAAGCTAAAGGATTATTAGAAAAATATAAAGAATCGAAACGAAAAGGGAATTTGCAGGTTCTCGCGGAAGTCCGAAGAGAGATGACTTCCAACAGACTGCACCCCGACGCGGGCTTGTCATTCGCATTCCTACTGGAGGCGGATGGCGCGACACCCAAAACGCTTAAGGATTATTCCACGGCATGGGAGAAAGTTCCGAAAATAAACCGGAATGCGCTGGCAGCGTTGGAGGAAGAAATCGGAGACGCGTATATTAGTCGGAACGATGAGGACTCGGCCCTCGGAGTATTCGAATCTTTGCGAGTTAGATTTCCCGATTACCACCATGATCGGGATGTACTCCGGAAAATCGGCGCCTTGAGATTCAGCGGGTCGGAACGTTCGGGTTGGGTTCTTCCGAATTCTTTGCTTTTAGTCGCTAACGATCCAAAGTCGAATATGGAAGATTTGAGAAATATATACGAATTACTCGAATCCGAGACGGTTTCCGAGCGTTCAGATGCGGAGAAAATATCGATTGCCGATACCGCCGAAAAAGCGAATTCGCTCCGAACAAAATCTCCCGTACTTCACCGTTTTTTCTCATATGTAAAGGCCTTAGGTTTAAAGGGACAGGGCGATTTTAGGCAGAGTAATTCCATTCTTGACGGTTTTCTCGAACAGTTAAAGGCCGAGGACCCTTTATTCTTAAAAACGCATATTCTAAAATCGGAAAATTTTAGAGGTGTGGGTGATACCAGGAACTCCCTTTCGGAATTGAGAATTTTCCTCGAAAATTACGATGGCGCTTCCGGTGTCGCGATCGATGAAAAAGAGATGGAACGCTCTTTTCTCTATTTCGAAAATTTGGCTCGGAACTACGAAAACAGGTCCGATTTTTTACAAGCCTCATTCCACTATTTTTTTAACGCTGAGAACATGTTCCTCGCGAAAAGTAAGAATTTGTTTTTAGATACTCTGTATAAAGATTACGCGATATATTACCAAAGATTAATGGTTGATACTTCTTTCAAATTGGCCAAATCGATCAGCGACAAAAACGCGAAAGGATTGCTCGGGACTTTGAATCCGGTGGAATTTGATCCTTTGGATAAGAAGGAAGGATTATTTTACGTAACTCAATACTATGAAAAGGAGAAAATCCTTCCTCGAGCTAGAACATTTCTCGATTTGGCGACTCTTTACGGGTACGCATATTATCTGATCAATCGGTCGGTTATTCGGGAGACTTACTTTTACGCCGCCGGAACAATGGATGTCGCAAAAAAGGAAGCTGCTTTACGAGATTTTAAACAAGCCGAATACGAGCTAAGGTGGATCATATTCTCCGATCCGACATATCATGACGCCTATCAGCTGTTAGGCTGGTTATATCAGTACGTCGATATAATGAAATCTAGAAAGCCGCCTGATGCAGAGTTATCGGATGAGGATCAGTACGCGGCCGTTTATAAGAAGTATTTTCCGGAGAAAAACTTCGAAGAAAACGTAGAGCTTTATAGTCAAATTCTGGAGCTTCTAGGGGAGGGTTTCGCGAATAAAAAGGCGCTATCCGACTTACGCTTAAATCTCGGGAATAACTATTTCCTTCTTAAGAATTATCCGAAAGCCGACGAACAATACTCGTTAGTAGAGTCTTACTCTAAGTTTATTCTCTCCAAAGCACAGTTCGAAGATTATCGTCAGAAGGCGGTGTTTCTATTTAATTCGGCGCGATCCTCCATTTATATGTCGCGATACTCGGACGCCATTCGTAAATTGAACGAGGCTTCCGATCTATATTCAAAAAACGAATTTTCCAAGCTATATTACCAATCTGATCCTCGAGGGTCGATAGAAAGTTACCATGAAAAATTAGCTTTAATCTATACTCTTACGGGCTTATCTCATATGGAATCGGGAGAATATAGCGCCGCGATTCCTTTCTACAAAGACGCACTTAAGTTAAATGATTTTTCTCGTTTAGTGGATCCTGTTAATTTACATAATGCCCTCGCGCTCTGTTTTCAGAAAATCGGATCTTTAAGCGAATCGGAAGAAAATTTGAGGAAAGCGGAATTACTCGTAAAGGAGAAAGGAGTCAATTGGTTTCCTCGTAAAGTAAAGATTACTTTCTGGGATTATTTTTGGGATCTCGTATTCGATACGGTCCTTCCCGATTCTACCCGAATTTCAGGGTCAGGAAGATTTCCCGAGGCGATTCCTGCATCCTACCAGCCTCTATTATCTTCCGGTATCCGAATCAATAATCTTCTACTGGAGCAAAATTACGAGCTGGCGGGAGAGGAGACGGATAAACGTCTTGCATACGTAAATGGAAAAGGTTTGAGCGGAAGCTTTCCCGGAAAATTGATTAAATCTCAATCTTGGAACGATTTAGGATTCGTTAAATATAAAAGGAACGAGTTCGAACAGGCCAAGGCCGCATTTCGCTCGGGAAAGAGTTATGAAGCGTCGACAAGCGAAATTTCGTTCAAGTCACAAAGCACGTTCCGACGTTATTTATATTCTCTCTTTGCCGAAATCGAGGCGGACGATAAAAATTTAAGGTTTAATGCGGAGGCGGAGCTGGAGGAAGCATATCGGTTCCTTTACTCTATGAAAAGGAACTATATCGATTCGTGTCTGTCCATATCCGATGATCAGGATAAGGTCTCACTTAGAAAACGATGCGAGGAAACATTCTACAAAGAAAATTATGATTATGATATTCTAATATCGAATCTCCTTTATTATTTAGGCGAAGAGGAACTTAAGCGAAAGGATTGGATTTCCGGATTTGAAAAACTCGGTTTGGCAGTTTCGTTGCTTGAAGATCCTTCCGGGCTACCGAAAGAAATCGTCGGATTGGCTCAAGATCCTTTTTCTAAGAAGGAAAGAGTCATTCATTCATTGAGTCGTGCGAGCATCTATTTTCGACTCGGAGATCTGGAGCGCGCCTACCTCTGCTTGAATTTTGCGGAGGAGATGGCTAACGAATTTTTTTACGCGCATGAACTCGTCCAAACTTGGGTTTTACAGGCCAGATTGGACATGATATCGGGAAAGTCTTCTCGAGCAAAAGAACGTTTACTCAAAGCCGAGAATCTCATTCAAAAACAAGCTCATATCATTCCCGAAGTGAAAGGGTTTTTGCTAAGGGATTTATATGAAACCAGGATTCGCTACGAAGTGGAATCGGGTAATCCCGCTGGAGCTTTAAAGACTTGGGATCGATATCGATCCGTTTTATTATTTAGAAATTTTGAAAAAGGAACTTGGGAATTCGAAGGGAATCCAAAGGAATATCTTCAATTTGAAACATCGTGGAAATATTTTCGCACGGCTTACTTAAAATACCAGATTGCGTTGGAAAGACGAGTTGAAATAAAAGAAGCGGAGTCGGAATTGAACGCGGCATCCGTTTCGGCAGTGCAGTCGCTGGAGCTATTGAGGAAAGTTTTTCCGAGTCGGTCCGCGTTCCTTAACCCGTTCCGTGAAACGACTGATCAGAATTTAGGTCCTCAAGAGAGCGAATTTAGGATCATTAAGGTAATGGGAAAGAATTTTGCACGAATTCGGAGAGCGGAATCGCTCCGATTCGTCACAGTCTTAGGCAACGAAGAGGAAGTTTTCGCCGAGTTGTCACGGCAACCCGAGTGGTCTGTGCCTAAAAGAATATTCGATCCGGGAAATACAGACTACGCGGATCTTTTCGTGCGTCGAGTCGAGGGATTGATTCTAAAAACCGATTTGGATTTGCCTCGGGAACATAACGAAGCCTTGCCGAGGACGATAGCTTCGTATCTCGACATTTCTTCCAGATTAAAAGTTCGTAATGTAGCCTCCGGTTTTTTGGGACATTTACGGGACGATTCCGATATAATTGTATCCCCGTTTCCGGAAGTCGAAGGCGATTTTCTCTTCGGCGAGCGGGTGCGAGATCGGTTGGATTTAAAGGAGATTTTTTCCAAACGTCATAAAATTTCTTCCATTATTTTCGTGACTCCAAAGCGGGTATCGTGGCGAAAAATCGCGAAGGTCGCCTCTGCAAGCATCGGTTCAGGTGTCGATAAAGTATTCGTGTGCCAGGATTCAAAGGACTGCATTGCGAACGTGCTTGCGGAGATTGACGGACAAAGAATCGCCCCGAATGTCTATAGGTTCGGTCGGATTTCACTAAAAAGAGTGCCGAATAGAATCCGAGCCGAATCTCTTCTCGCGGAATCCAGATCGCTTGAAATATCGGGGAAGTATCAGGCCGCTTATGACAAAATTTACGAGGCCAAAGATTTTGTAGAAACCGGATCCGATTTTTCTCGTAGAATTGAAGCAAATCTGCTTAGGCTTTTAAGGCGAAATCATCCGAAGCTTTCGATCGAGGAAATACAAACACTATCGTATGAGACGCGCGACATTCCCCTATTAGAAGAATTGAATTTTTCTCTTTGCCTCGCTGCGCTGTTGGATCACGACGAATTAGATTGTTCCGGAAGAAAGCTTCCTGCGGACAAGAAAGATTTAATTTCCGCAGTTTCTGCTTTAAAGCAGGGACAGGACCCCGGAACCAAGTTTGATGAATTGGTCGATATCGGAATTTATGACCCTTTCTTACTTCGAATTCGCTTAGCAGAACTTGCTTTGGAAAGTTATTTTCCGGTAATTGTGAAAGAGCAATTAATGAAGGCAGCCAAAATCGCGAAAGGGGCCGAATCCCTAACACTCGTATCGAAATTATCCGAGGATATAGTCGAACAAACCGCTCTGCTAGAAGAAATTTCCGAGCCGAAACGCGGAAAAGGAGTCGCTTCGAATTTGGAAAATCGACTGGAGGAAAGTGAGCGATATAAAAGACGACTGATCGACCTTGCCGACAAGAAATCTTTCGGAGGGAAAATTTCGCCGATCGCCTTATATTCGGAAGTGTTTGGGGCATCGCAGGAATTATTTTCATCGCTTACTTCTTCGGAAAGAGCGGTGATCGCGGATTTATTGAGATACTCGATAGGAGATGAAATGGTCGGAGAAATATCCGATTTTCTCTCTTCTTACATCGAATTCGAGAGAAAGAAAGGAAATCTGCCGAGGGTTGTGAGATTCATGATCGAACTTTCTCGCGCATATTATTCTAAAGGAGATTACGAAAATGCGCGAAAATGGATGCTTAAAGCCGAAAGCGAACCGGGACATTTTCAAGATTCGGAAATCGACTATCTGAAATATAAGGTAAACGTGTTAAACGGAAAACCGCAGACGACCGCTTCCGATTCTCCTTTTTCCCTATTTACAAAATTCTATGAAGAATCTCTTTCGACTGCTCCTAAGAATTTTCTCGATATAGCGAACCGGTGGGTAAACTCGCGAAAACGAGCTTCTTTGACTCCGAGAGAGAGGAGAGAGCTGAACGATTTCTTGACGTTTCTGCAAACTCTCGCTTTTAAAAAAAATGATTCGGAGGTTTTCTTCGATCTCTGTGTCGCTAAAGACAAGGTTTCCATCGCTAGAAAGACGATTCTCGGTAAAGAGCCGCTTTTTTCCGATATCCCGAAATTCGAGCCAGTCTCGCATAGATTGGAAGAAAAACTTCCGATAGGCCAGGAATTTCTTGCGGTGGCGGATCTCGGCCTTACGACCTTCTACATTAAATTTACGAAAGGAAAATCTAATGGAGATATCGCCTATAAGGATAACCGCAAATTAAAAGCGGCTATTCGGCAATATCATGAAGAGGCGGAAAAAGGAGGCTCTGAAATTTTATTGAGAGAATCCTTGGAAACGGAATATCGCCAGAATATTAGGATTTCGAAGAATAAGATCACCTATATGTATCTTCCGAATTACCATTTTCTCGTTCCATTAGTTCCTCGTTCGGAGGAGGAAATCTATTATGTGACGGATCCGGTCTCTTTTCTGGAAAACCCTATTCATCAAGAAAAGGACGAATTTTTACCCGGCTTTAATATCATTGCTCGGGAACCGAATTCGGCTCCCGATTGGTATAAACGATTATTAAAGTTAGACGCATTGGAACTGGGAAGTAAGACCGGGCATTCGGGGGTTTATCCTTTTTTCATAATGCAGGAACCGCTCGAGCTTGATTTTAATCGTGGAGTTCTATTCGGTGGAAAGCCGTTGCCTGAAATTTCGGAGGCCAAGCAAAAAGGTACGTGGATGCTTTCATCGTCTTTTCTGAAAGAATTCGACTTCGGTTCCGAGAATTTACGGGACTCTCTTTACTTTTTGCAGAAATCTCTCCGGGGATCCGGTATAGTAAATCTCGGTTTTCAGACGGATACGCATAACTCACGATTCTTAAAAGAATTAACGAGACGCGAAGATTCTAGAATATCTCTTCGAAATCGATTTTTGAGAGCGATTGAAATCATGCGAGACGTTTATCCATTTGATAAATATTGGAATGGGTACCGTCTCTTTACGACATCGATCATAAGTAAATAA
- a CDS encoding STAS domain-containing protein: protein MKIKVTTKNDVHIIKIEGPIKAGNEFELGQKIEEYISKGDVPKFIIDLKKVPFINSAGLGMFLNIYKHIDGLKGRMVFTNLNSDIENLMEITKLASIFEIYKTLEEAIESFEY from the coding sequence ATGAAAATCAAAGTCACCACGAAAAACGACGTCCACATTATCAAGATCGAAGGACCCATCAAGGCTGGAAACGAATTCGAACTTGGACAAAAAATCGAGGAGTATATCTCGAAGGGTGACGTCCCGAAGTTTATTATCGACCTTAAAAAAGTGCCCTTCATCAACTCCGCCGGGTTGGGGATGTTCTTGAACATCTACAAACATATCGACGGACTCAAAGGAAGAATGGTTTTTACCAACCTAAATTCCGATATTGAGAACTTGATGGAGATTACCAAACTCGCTAGCATTTTTGAGATCTACAAAACCTTGGAAGAGGCTATCGAGTCTTTCGAATACTAA
- a CDS encoding LIC_11026 family protein, protein MASPVFQILKKRKVSLAIVVGLFLLYHSLFNSFTGQILFDRVFVPLVRGEVKGNVQKFSLLYGIRIQDLTVRASSEWGSEPLLALKRFEFSYNLPYLFFGRLKLSRISLEDLELNLVQKGKIWNVATILPPSKNASEPPPAPSSESLTQIRTYFPVSAFFRFELKNMKISIRSSGGSKSYSAGLQGLEFGVELDTKRFTKIPLDLTALQLIDDFQFRLNPEKQIRIRFEDSSRSLDHPFRFTWIWERGNSLEAFRSKLDIGSEQIPLRLRNRLVAPFGFSFKYDLEYSPDLKELILGNLQFKVNEDSWLEGSGKISGVGEESQLVNVALQKSKIRLAPVSDFLQSLGFTGILMQGEASLAPVLLEGTTKDLRVIGEIKANGLDLRLAGKTYRIPELYLDWDARFYPSTTQAATGSNPLPWIGALDIKKLKILYNEATLFGTLFYSGDPKIRERALSLDLKLDRLSLAPYSQGLAGLLSADLGVRAADFSSLDLNLKMKATGFRFAFGRGNSGNILLDGKLKGILKFPDKAWELKEIHISPLSIGISSPAGNESFSFESGGKVRLGELLSVDLNNAKLKSNLDELLPLLPLVLRESLIPLRSQLGANIGLSGDIGYSKKGPIQEIKAGLGLQIPALEIKDGKLKVGVLIDGSPADKIHLKQMDFSAFAGKLSFQSSGILSRPKQDQVPPSMGPFSPDLSGSFRLLSKEDAYLIKGLTFRGDLSLGFRWAGSMISGNFSSKESSLYVSNRLCPSPECKLYRIDGLNASVPFQHDVSMKETRNLIEGDKRKFVMNYGRLPEPNFTIREIVGTHPALKGLPFEYVKPKGGSPGLSANINYSENYLRMDFLKVYTLDGEVLGKDVIINVGAGAPEKMEYSLALRVKDIDLKQLLPSRSRGKIDDGKIKADINLWGRNLGDPIPNLNLFFSVYQIGRDFGKSAINIFAPSNLLTDFIYTSYAVDKIELELSKGLVYAVILFKRSVLGTFVNLENNQVSQQRMPLANFLKRAQSEIETYNK, encoded by the coding sequence GTGGCCTCTCCGGTCTTTCAGATCCTCAAAAAGCGAAAAGTTTCCTTAGCCATAGTTGTCGGGCTATTTCTTCTTTATCACAGTCTCTTTAACTCCTTTACCGGACAGATTCTCTTTGACAGGGTTTTTGTGCCGCTTGTCCGGGGGGAAGTAAAAGGGAATGTGCAGAAGTTCTCCCTGCTTTACGGCATCCGAATTCAAGATTTGACCGTTCGTGCTTCATCCGAATGGGGCAGCGAACCGCTTCTCGCTCTGAAACGGTTTGAATTTTCTTACAATCTTCCGTATCTCTTCTTTGGAAGATTGAAGCTATCCAGGATATCCCTCGAGGATCTCGAGTTGAACCTGGTTCAAAAAGGGAAAATTTGGAATGTCGCGACAATTCTTCCGCCTTCGAAAAACGCATCCGAACCTCCGCCGGCTCCTTCTTCCGAATCCTTAACACAGATTCGCACCTATTTTCCGGTTAGCGCATTCTTCCGATTCGAACTCAAAAATATGAAGATAAGTATTCGGTCGAGCGGAGGATCGAAATCATACTCGGCCGGACTCCAAGGATTGGAATTTGGGGTGGAGCTCGATACGAAACGGTTTACGAAAATTCCTCTGGATCTGACCGCTTTGCAGTTAATCGACGATTTTCAATTCAGATTGAATCCCGAAAAACAGATCCGTATTCGATTCGAAGATTCTTCCAGGAGTCTGGACCATCCGTTTCGATTTACTTGGATTTGGGAAAGAGGAAACTCCCTGGAGGCGTTTCGTTCGAAATTGGATATAGGATCCGAACAAATTCCTCTACGACTTAGGAATCGCTTAGTGGCGCCCTTCGGATTCTCGTTTAAATATGATTTAGAATATTCTCCCGATTTGAAGGAACTCATACTCGGAAATTTGCAGTTTAAAGTGAATGAGGACTCCTGGTTGGAAGGTAGCGGAAAAATTTCCGGGGTCGGAGAAGAATCTCAACTCGTAAATGTCGCTTTACAGAAATCTAAAATTCGTCTAGCTCCGGTTTCCGATTTTCTTCAGAGCTTGGGGTTTACGGGAATTTTGATGCAAGGCGAAGCTTCTTTAGCCCCGGTCTTGCTGGAAGGGACCACCAAGGACCTTCGGGTAATAGGAGAAATCAAAGCTAACGGATTGGATTTAAGACTTGCCGGCAAAACTTATCGTATTCCGGAATTGTATCTGGATTGGGACGCAAGATTTTATCCCTCAACGACTCAGGCCGCTACAGGATCGAATCCTCTTCCGTGGATCGGAGCTTTAGACATAAAAAAACTTAAAATTTTGTACAATGAGGCGACTCTATTCGGAACGCTATTCTACTCAGGAGATCCGAAGATTCGGGAGCGAGCGTTAAGTCTCGATTTGAAATTGGATCGGCTTTCACTCGCTCCGTATTCGCAGGGATTGGCCGGACTTTTATCCGCAGATTTGGGAGTCCGTGCCGCCGACTTTTCTTCGTTGGATCTGAATCTAAAAATGAAAGCGACCGGGTTTCGTTTTGCATTCGGCCGAGGGAACTCGGGAAATATTCTTTTGGACGGAAAATTAAAAGGAATATTAAAATTTCCTGATAAAGCTTGGGAATTGAAAGAGATTCATATCTCCCCTCTTTCGATCGGGATATCATCCCCGGCGGGAAATGAATCCTTTAGCTTTGAAAGCGGAGGTAAAGTTCGCTTGGGGGAACTCTTAAGCGTAGATCTAAATAACGCTAAATTAAAGTCGAATTTAGACGAGTTGCTCCCCCTCTTACCGTTGGTGCTCCGGGAATCTTTAATACCTCTCCGTTCACAATTGGGCGCTAACATCGGACTTTCCGGAGATATCGGCTATTCTAAAAAGGGACCGATTCAGGAGATCAAAGCAGGATTAGGATTGCAGATACCGGCCTTAGAGATCAAGGACGGTAAGCTTAAGGTCGGTGTTTTGATCGACGGTTCTCCCGCGGATAAAATCCATTTGAAGCAGATGGACTTTTCCGCATTTGCAGGCAAACTTTCCTTCCAGTCATCGGGAATCTTGTCGCGTCCGAAGCAAGACCAGGTTCCGCCTTCCATGGGTCCTTTTTCACCGGATCTAAGCGGATCTTTCCGTTTACTCTCAAAGGAAGACGCGTACTTGATCAAGGGATTGACGTTTCGAGGAGATTTAAGTCTCGGTTTCCGATGGGCTGGGTCTATGATTTCCGGTAATTTTTCCTCTAAGGAATCAAGTCTTTACGTAAGCAATAGGCTTTGCCCGAGTCCGGAATGCAAGCTGTACAGGATAGACGGATTGAATGCCTCGGTTCCGTTCCAGCACGACGTTTCAATGAAAGAAACTAGAAATCTGATCGAAGGCGATAAGCGAAAGTTTGTGATGAATTACGGTCGGTTACCGGAGCCGAATTTTACGATTAGGGAAATAGTGGGAACTCATCCTGCCCTAAAAGGATTGCCGTTCGAATACGTAAAACCGAAAGGAGGATCTCCGGGACTCTCCGCAAACATAAATTATTCGGAAAATTATTTACGAATGGATTTCCTTAAAGTATACACGTTGGACGGAGAAGTTCTTGGAAAAGACGTAATCATAAACGTCGGTGCGGGAGCTCCTGAAAAAATGGAATATTCGTTGGCGTTGCGGGTAAAGGACATCGATCTTAAACAATTGCTTCCGAGTCGCAGCAGAGGTAAGATCGACGATGGTAAAATCAAAGCGGATATAAATCTTTGGGGAAGAAATCTCGGCGATCCGATTCCAAACCTAAATTTATTCTTCAGCGTTTATCAAATCGGTCGCGACTTCGGCAAAAGTGCGATAAATATTTTCGCTCCGTCCAACTTGCTGACTGATTTCATATACACTAGCTATGCAGTGGATAAAATCGAATTAGAATTGTCTAAAGGACTGGTCTACGCCGTGATTTTGTTCAAGAGATCCGTCTTGGGGACGTTCGTCAATTTGGAGAATAATCAGGTTTCTCAGCAAAGAATGCCGTTGGCCAATTTCTTAAAACGAGCCCAGAGCGAAATCGAGACGTATAATAAGTGA